A window of the Hordeum vulgare subsp. vulgare chromosome 5H, MorexV3_pseudomolecules_assembly, whole genome shotgun sequence genome harbors these coding sequences:
- the LOC123399163 gene encoding uncharacterized protein LOC123399163, with amino-acid sequence MGSKQQPALRPTSAGRGCDGDGRAASMSERSSVTNASFRVYYSLRAGAVPFLWESVPGTPKRGTADVSSPGTESPPATTGATGGATLLLPPLSPPPSYQSPLQRKGRRSSCTAEAGGIVRALLGVLGLKKGHRRRPSSSCL; translated from the coding sequence ATGGGCTCAAAGCAGCAACCGGCGCTCAGGCCGACCTCCGCCGGCAGAGGCTGCGACGGCGACGGCAGGGCGGCGTCGATGAGTGAGCGGTCGAGCGTGACGAACGCGTCCTTCAGGGTGTACTACAGCCTGCGCGCCGGCGCCGTGCCGTTCCTCTGGGAGTCCGTGCCCGGCACGCCAAAGAGGGGCACGGCCGACGTCTCATCACCGGGAACAGAGTCGCCCCCTGCCACCACAGGGGCGACTGGTGGTGCCACGCTGCTGCTTCCACCcctctcgccgccgccgtcgtacCAGTCGCCGTTGCAGCGGAAGGGGAGGAGGTCGTCGTGTACGGCGGAGGCGGGAGGCATCGTGAGGGCTCTGCTCGGCGTGCTTGGGCTCAAGAAAGGCCACCGCCGGCGTCCTTCCTCGTCGTGTCTTTGA